From a region of the Fischerella sp. JS2 genome:
- a CDS encoding DUF3134 family protein, translated as MVKQLNSALHEEPRNQRTYVIPLKQENSFLEWLRDSGRLIPRGEEEYYAYDEEEEEEIAEIVGHDTYSFEEETIEELED; from the coding sequence ATGGTGAAACAGTTGAACTCTGCTCTCCATGAAGAACCCCGTAATCAGCGTACTTATGTTATTCCCCTAAAGCAAGAGAATTCCTTTTTAGAATGGTTGCGAGATAGTGGTCGATTAATACCACGAGGTGAAGAGGAATATTATGCTTACGATGAAGAGGAAGAAGAAGAAATAGCTGAGATCGTGGGTCACGACACCTATAGTTTTGAAGAAGAGACAATAGAGGAACTAGAGGATTAA
- a CDS encoding tetratricopeptide repeat protein, whose amino-acid sequence MLVINNYKKALKEFDRTLKINPNHISTLVRRGQIYQFMQRYGDALKDFDRVIELDPNFTEALAIRGETYRLMQNYEKALLDFNRAIALNPNCDWALASRGQTYQSMQRYEEALKDFNRAIKINSNLDWVLASRGQTYQSMQRYKQALKDFDRAIKLNPGNAWALAGRGETYRLMQRYKQALKDFDCAIELNPNYAWVLVTRGEVYLMLKRYNAALADFNRAIELEPNNDWCLYVRALAYQTLKQPDKARSDFASSVKVAKERYKQNFQDWQNTFNLALYYLAVDYTPTAEQLYRYALSQSASLQHIQEAIRDLDDFLTIFPNHTQAQSLRQLLQSVLTQ is encoded by the coding sequence ATGCTTGTTATTAATAATTACAAGAAAGCCCTCAAAGAGTTTGACCGCACTCTTAAAATTAATCCTAATCACATTTCTACGTTAGTGCGTCGGGGTCAAATTTACCAATTCATGCAACGCTATGGGGATGCCTTAAAAGATTTTGACCGCGTCATTGAACTTGACCCCAATTTTACTGAGGCGCTGGCAATTCGGGGTGAAACTTACCGTTTAATGCAGAACTACGAAAAAGCACTCCTAGATTTTAACCGTGCGATCGCACTTAATCCTAACTGTGACTGGGCACTGGCGAGTCGGGGTCAGACTTACCAATCTATGCAGCGCTACGAAGAAGCACTTAAAGACTTTAACCGTGCGATTAAAATTAATTCTAATTTAGATTGGGTGTTGGCAAGCCGGGGTCAAACTTATCAATCTATGCAGCGTTACAAACAAGCCCTTAAAGACTTTGACCGTGCTATCAAACTTAATCCTGGTAATGCTTGGGCGTTAGCTGGGCGGGGTGAAACTTATCGGTTGATGCAGCGCTACAAACAAGCACTCAAAGACTTTGACTGTGCTATTGAACTTAACCCTAATTATGCCTGGGTGCTAGTGACTCGGGGTGAAGTTTACCTGATGCTGAAACGATACAACGCTGCTCTTGCAGATTTTAACAGGGCTATAGAGTTGGAACCTAATAATGACTGGTGTTTGTATGTTCGAGCTTTAGCCTACCAAACTCTGAAGCAACCAGACAAAGCACGGTCTGACTTTGCTAGTTCTGTGAAAGTTGCTAAAGAGCGTTACAAACAAAACTTTCAAGATTGGCAAAATACTTTTAATTTGGCTCTTTACTATCTGGCTGTTGATTATACCCCCACAGCAGAGCAGTTATATAGGTATGCTCTCTCTCAGAGTGCAAGTTTGCAGCATATCCAGGAAGCAATCCGTGACTTGGATGATTTTTTAACTATCTTCCCCAATCATACACAGGCTCAGTCTCTGCGGCAGTTGTTGCAGTCTGTTTTAACACAATAA
- a CDS encoding tetratricopeptide repeat protein, with protein sequence MPEDFRNFTDKTSGFAHPGNQVNIGTQIHMGQKRLLPTKLIPDRGSVHFVGREQELAIVHQELQQGNNVAVVGMEGVGKTELVTQYARQYEDVYGGIAWFNASQTNLTAEILQLFRLQFGLEIPQESGRRLLSLNEQVAWCWSKYPESSLPILIIFDNVTDLANLREVVPTEKRFRVLVTTKLRYLDPHFIQEISLNVLSPQKEPGKALELFQKLLGEQNKRIANEPEAAAAICEFLRYFPLGIELVGGYLVQNPELSLDNMFRRLQDQKLADAAFQQQHNLSSSQRGVKTAFALTWSELDPLAQQLGKLLSLFSPELVLWDLVVWIATRNGEPAKQEQHKQLSWSEDELNKAKKQLCDRNLLQQVKHREKCYEIHSLLRLFLQEQLAASGEMKLVLEKIFTNHAIAIAKTIPDSLTLKDVKFFKAIIPYLEDLGRRLIVEFRETPVCTLVDEFTWVFVGIGKFYKGQGLYKLAEPWYEECLKICQALFTNDHPDLATSLNGLAELYCSQRRYTEAEPLYTEALVMRNRLYEGDHPDLAQTLNGLARLYKSQRQYSEAEPLYTEALAIRKRLYAGDHLDLAQSLNSLASIYKIQGRYSEAEPLYTEALAIRKRLYEDDHPDVAQSLNSLASIYKIQGRYSEAEPLYTEALAIRKRLYEGDNPDIAQSLNNLALLYNSQARYSEAEPLYIAALAMRKRLYEHDHPDVAQSLNNLASLYNSQGRYAEAELLFQEALEMRKHLYEGDNPDVATSLNNLASLYRSQGRYAEAKPLLQEALVMCERVLGVDHPWTVKIRENLTILQHQHTSASVWMRSLGCGQILFSLPWSLVKSLTLIFRRLG encoded by the coding sequence ATGCCTGAAGACTTTAGGAACTTCACTGACAAAACTAGCGGTTTTGCTCACCCTGGTAATCAAGTTAACATTGGAACTCAGATTCATATGGGGCAAAAGCGGTTATTGCCCACAAAACTTATCCCCGATCGCGGTTCTGTTCATTTTGTGGGGCGAGAACAGGAACTGGCAATTGTCCATCAAGAGTTGCAGCAGGGAAATAATGTCGCTGTAGTAGGGATGGAAGGCGTAGGTAAAACCGAATTAGTCACCCAATACGCTAGACAATATGAAGATGTGTATGGGGGAATAGCTTGGTTTAACGCCAGCCAAACCAATCTCACCGCAGAAATTTTGCAATTGTTTCGCTTACAGTTTGGTTTGGAGATTCCCCAGGAATCAGGAAGAAGACTTTTAAGTCTCAATGAACAAGTTGCCTGGTGTTGGTCTAAATATCCCGAATCTTCCTTGCCCATCTTAATTATTTTCGATAACGTTACCGATCTTGCCAATCTCCGCGAAGTCGTCCCCACCGAGAAGCGCTTCCGAGTCCTGGTAACTACAAAGCTACGGTATTTAGACCCCCATTTTATTCAAGAGATTTCCTTAAATGTTCTCTCACCCCAAAAAGAACCAGGAAAAGCATTAGAACTTTTTCAAAAGCTGCTAGGAGAACAAAACAAACGCATCGCCAATGAACCAGAAGCCGCAGCTGCAATCTGCGAATTTCTAAGATATTTCCCTTTAGGGATAGAGTTAGTGGGGGGTTATTTAGTTCAAAACCCGGAACTATCTCTAGATAACATGTTTCGGCGGTTGCAAGACCAGAAATTAGCAGATGCAGCCTTCCAGCAACAGCATAATCTTAGTTCATCGCAACGGGGAGTCAAAACCGCTTTTGCTTTAACTTGGTCAGAACTCGACCCCTTAGCGCAACAACTAGGAAAATTATTGAGTTTATTTTCTCCCGAGTTGGTTCTTTGGGATTTGGTGGTTTGGATTGCGACAAGAAATGGAGAACCAGCAAAGCAAGAACAACACAAACAGCTAAGTTGGTCAGAAGATGAATTAAACAAAGCCAAAAAACAACTTTGCGATCGCAACTTGCTACAACAGGTAAAACACAGAGAAAAATGTTATGAAATTCATTCTTTATTGCGCTTGTTCTTACAGGAACAGTTAGCAGCATCTGGGGAAATGAAGTTAGTCCTAGAAAAAATTTTTACCAATCATGCGATCGCTATTGCCAAAACTATCCCTGATTCCCTCACCCTTAAGGATGTAAAATTCTTTAAAGCTATCATTCCCTATCTTGAAGACCTGGGAAGGCGTTTAATTGTAGAGTTTAGGGAAACACCTGTTTGTACCTTGGTAGATGAATTCACTTGGGTATTTGTAGGGATAGGAAAATTTTACAAAGGACAGGGATTATATAAACTAGCAGAACCTTGGTATGAGGAATGTCTAAAAATTTGTCAAGCTTTGTTTACTAATGACCATCCCGACTTAGCTACTAGTTTGAACGGATTAGCGGAACTCTACTGTTCCCAAAGGCGTTATACCGAAGCCGAACCTCTCTACACTGAAGCTTTGGTCATGAGAAACCGCCTGTATGAAGGTGATCATCCCGACTTAGCACAAACCTTGAACGGATTAGCAAGGCTTTATAAAAGCCAAAGGCAGTACAGCGAAGCCGAACCTCTTTACACTGAAGCTTTGGCAATCAGAAAGCGGCTGTATGCAGGCGATCATCTAGACTTAGCACAAAGCTTGAACAGTTTAGCAAGTATTTACAAAATTCAAGGGCGGTACAGCGAAGCCGAACCTCTTTACACCGAAGCTTTGGCAATCAGAAAGCGGCTGTATGAAGACGACCATCCAGACGTGGCACAAAGCTTGAACAGTTTAGCAAGCATTTACAAAATTCAAGGGCGGTACAGCGAAGCCGAACCTCTTTACACCGAAGCTTTGGCAATCAGAAAGCGGCTGTATGAAGGCGACAATCCCGACATAGCACAAAGCTTGAACAACTTAGCTTTACTCTACAATAGCCAAGCGCGGTACAGCGAAGCCGAACCCCTTTACATTGCAGCCCTTGCAATGAGAAAACGGCTGTATGAACACGACCACCCCGACGTGGCACAAAGCTTAAATAATTTAGCTTCACTCTACAATAGCCAAGGGCGATATGCCGAAGCCGAACTTCTTTTTCAAGAAGCCCTAGAAATGAGAAAGCACCTCTATGAAGGCGACAATCCTGACGTAGCTACTAGCTTGAACAATTTAGCTTCACTCTACCGTTCTCAAGGGCGATATGCCGAAGCCAAACCCCTCTTACAGGAAGCCTTGGTGATGTGTGAACGAGTGTTAGGAGTTGATCATCCTTGGACAGTGAAAATTCGAGAAAATTTGACAATCCTGCAACACCAGCATACCTCTGCTTCTGTTTGGATGCGTTCGCTAGGTTGTGGGCAAATCTTGTTCTCTCTACCCTGGTCATTAGTTAAAAGTTTGACTTTGATCTTTCGTCGCTTGGGTTAA
- a CDS encoding ATP-binding response regulator, translating to MKTDLNQKGVILIVDDTPTNLEMLFDFLGDSGFTVLVAEDGESAIARAEYAPPDLILLDILMPEMDGFETCRRLKGNELTKDIPIIFMTALSDTVDKVKGLNLGAVDYITKPLQHEEVLARIELHLKLRNLTKELQEQNLHLEAEISERKQAEQKIREQAALLDIATDAIILRDWDNIIHYWNQGAEHLYGWQAQEAIGKNANQLLYKPETVSQLQNIHKNLAKSGSWQGELHQITKEGKAIIVASRWTLMRDKDGQPKSILTVNTDITEKKLLESQFLRAQRLESVGTLAGGIAHDLNNILTPILTASQLLQLKYSNIDERSQQLFKTIESNAKRGAALVKQVLHFTRGVEGKRTIVQVNHLFSEIKQIVEETFPKSIELATNIKPDLWAVIGDATNLHQVIMNLVVNARDAMPNGGTLSISAENLFIDQQYARMNLDACVGPYIAITIADTGIGMPTEILDRIFEPFFTTKEIGKGTGLGLSTVRGIIKGFGGFVNVFSQVGKGTEFKVFLPAVEAAVIPLSEDLELLKGNGELVLVVDDEAKILETTKISLETYNYRVITAKDGIEAIALYAQYQDDISIVLMDMMMPLMDGVTTTRTLQKINSQVKIIAVSGLATNDKLMGNAAVKGFLAKPYTTKELLQTLHSVLHQESMSVESEKQWKHGVRGIRV from the coding sequence ATGAAAACTGATTTAAATCAAAAGGGTGTCATCCTGATTGTGGATGACACTCCCACCAACCTCGAAATGTTATTTGATTTTTTAGGAGATTCTGGATTTACAGTCTTAGTTGCAGAAGATGGTGAAAGTGCGATCGCCAGAGCAGAATACGCCCCACCCGACCTGATACTCTTAGATATACTCATGCCAGAAATGGACGGTTTTGAAACATGCCGTCGTTTGAAAGGCAATGAATTAACAAAAGATATTCCCATCATTTTCATGACTGCGCTTTCCGACACAGTAGATAAAGTAAAAGGTTTAAACCTTGGTGCAGTCGATTATATTACCAAGCCGCTTCAGCACGAAGAAGTTTTAGCCCGCATCGAACTACATCTGAAACTGCGGAATTTGACGAAGGAACTCCAAGAACAAAATCTGCATCTAGAAGCAGAGATTTCTGAACGTAAGCAAGCAGAACAAAAAATCCGCGAACAAGCTGCTTTGCTGGATATCGCTACAGATGCGATTATCTTGCGCGACTGGGACAATATCATTCATTATTGGAACCAAGGGGCTGAGCATTTATACGGATGGCAGGCGCAAGAAGCGATTGGTAAGAATGCTAATCAGCTTTTATATAAACCAGAAACTGTTTCGCAACTGCAAAACATCCATAAAAATTTAGCCAAGTCTGGTTCGTGGCAAGGTGAATTGCATCAGATTACTAAAGAAGGCAAAGCAATTATCGTTGCTAGTCGCTGGACTTTGATGCGTGATAAAGACGGGCAGCCAAAATCGATTCTGACAGTTAACACCGACATTACAGAGAAAAAACTACTCGAAAGTCAATTTCTGCGCGCCCAAAGATTAGAGAGTGTTGGTACACTTGCTGGTGGTATTGCCCATGACCTGAATAATATACTGACTCCAATTTTGACAGCATCCCAACTACTGCAACTAAAATACTCTAACATCGATGAACGCAGTCAACAATTATTTAAGACTATAGAATCTAACGCCAAACGTGGGGCTGCTTTGGTGAAGCAAGTGTTGCACTTTACCCGTGGTGTGGAAGGCAAGCGTACAATTGTGCAAGTAAATCACTTGTTCTCGGAAATTAAGCAAATTGTCGAAGAGACATTTCCCAAATCCATTGAACTTGCTACGAATATCAAGCCAGACCTTTGGGCTGTGATTGGAGATGCTACCAACTTGCATCAGGTGATCATGAATTTAGTAGTCAACGCCCGTGATGCTATGCCCAATGGTGGAACTTTGAGTATTTCTGCCGAAAATCTCTTTATTGATCAACAATACGCCCGCATGAATCTTGATGCCTGTGTTGGCCCGTACATTGCAATTACTATTGCAGATACGGGAATTGGGATGCCAACAGAAATACTAGATAGAATATTTGAGCCGTTTTTCACTACTAAAGAGATTGGCAAAGGTACAGGTTTGGGTCTTTCCACCGTCAGGGGCATTATTAAAGGTTTCGGTGGTTTTGTGAACGTGTTCAGTCAAGTGGGTAAAGGAACTGAATTTAAAGTATTCTTGCCAGCAGTCGAAGCAGCTGTAATACCGCTATCAGAAGACTTAGAACTGCTAAAAGGAAACGGAGAATTAGTTTTAGTTGTTGATGACGAAGCCAAAATTCTTGAGACTACCAAAATCTCGTTAGAAACTTATAACTATCGAGTGATAACAGCTAAGGATGGAATTGAAGCGATCGCACTTTATGCCCAGTATCAAGATGATATTAGCATTGTGTTGATGGATATGATGATGCCATTAATGGACGGTGTAACTACAACTCGCACCTTACAAAAAATCAATTCCCAAGTCAAAATTATTGCTGTCAGTGGTTTAGCAACCAACGATAAACTGATGGGAAATGCCGCAGTGAAAGGGTTTCTTGCTAAACCGTACACGACTAAAGAATTATTACAAACTTTACACAGTGTTCTGCACCAAGAATCAATGAGTGTAGAGAGTGAAAAGCAGTGGAAACATGGAGTAAGGGGTATAAGGGTGTAA